A single genomic interval of Pseudorca crassidens isolate mPseCra1 chromosome 19, mPseCra1.hap1, whole genome shotgun sequence harbors:
- the G6PC1 gene encoding glucose-6-phosphatase catalytic subunit 1, translated as MEEGMNALHDFGVQSTHYLQVNYQNSQDWFILVSVIADLRNAFYVLFPIWFHLREAVGIKLLWVAVIGDWLNLVFKWILFGQRPYWWVLDTDYYSNTSVPLIKQFPVTCETGPGSPSGHAMGTAGVYYVMVTSTLSIFRGKKKPTYRFRCLNIILWLGFWAVQLNVCLSRIYLAAHFPHQVVAGVLSGIAVAETFRHIRSIYNANLKKYFLITFFLFSFAIGFYLLLKGLGVDLLWTVEKAKRRCERPEWVHIDTTPFASLLKNLGTLFGLGLALNSSMYRESCKGKLSKWFPFRLSCIVASLVLLHLFDSLKPPSHIELIFYVLSFCKSAAVPLASVSLIPYCLAQVLGQPNKKTL; from the exons atggaggagggaaTGAATGCTCTGCACGATTTTGGGGTCCAGTCAACGCACTACCTCCAGGTGAATTATCAGAACTCCCAGGATTGGTTCATCTTGGTGTCCGTGATCGCAGACCTCAGGAATGCCTTTTATGTCCTCTTCCCCATCTGGTTCCATCTCCGAGAAGCTGTGGGCATCAAACTCCTCTGGGTAGCTGTGATTGGAGACTGGCTCAACCTCGTCTTTAAGTG GATTCTCTTTGGACAGCGCCCATACTGGTGGGTCCTGGACACCGACTACTACAGCAACACCTCCGTGCCGCTGATAAAGCAGTTCCCGGTCACCTGTGAGACCGGTCCAG GGAGTCCCTCTGGCCATGCCATGGGTACGGCAGGTGTATACTATGTGATGGTCACGTCTACCCTCTCTATCTTTCGGGGAAAGAAAAAGCCAACCTACAGATTTCG GTGCTTGAACATCATTTTGTGGTTGGGATTCTGGGCAGTGCAGCTGAATGTCTGTCTTTCGCGAATCTACCTTGCTGCTCATTTTCCCCATCAAGTTGTTGCTGGAGTCTTGTCAG GCATTGCGGTTGCTGAGACTTTCCGCCACATCCGGAGCATCTACAACGCCAATCTCAAGAAATACTTTCTCATTACCTTCTTCCTGTTTAGTTTTGCCATTGGATTTTACCTGCTGCTAAAGGGGCTGGGGGTCGACCTCCTGTGGACCGTAGAGAAAGCCAAGCGAAGGTGTGAGCGGCCAGAATGGGTCCACATTGACACTACGCCCTTTGCCAGCCTCCTCAAGAACCTGGGGACACTCTTTGGCCTGGGTCTGGCTCTCAACTCCAGCATGTACAGGGAGAGCTGCAAAGGCAAGCTTAGCAAGTGGTTCCCGTTCCGCCTCAGCTGCATTGTGGCCTCCCTCGTCCTCCTGCATCTCTTTGACTCTTTGAAACCCCCATCCCACATCGAGCTGATCTTCTATGTCCTGTCCTTCTGCAAGAGTGCGGCAGTGCCCCTGGCGTCTGTCAGTCTCATCCCCTACTGCCTGGCCCAGGTCCTGGGCCAGCCGAACAAGAAGACTTTGTAA